The following are encoded in a window of Thermoanaerobacter ethanolicus JW 200 genomic DNA:
- a CDS encoding IS30 family transposase, translating to MVHNNDTTKKRSFKHLSSYERGEIYALLKEGRSIRYIAKKLNRSPSTISREIKRGTTTQLRSDLSSYTSYFPETGQAIYEKNRSNCGAKFKVAKAEDFLKYAENKILNEKWSPDAVVGYCKKDPSWNNKTIVCTKTLYNYIDRGLLKVKNIDLPLKLRLKPRKKQNRKNKRIMGKSIDFRPKEVESREVFGHWEIDTLIGKKSNDKVLLTLIERKTRHEIIFLLDAKDNKSVKDALSKLKDMFGDNLNKVFKTITSDNGTEFSDLESALLEYGVEVYYTHPYSSWERATNERHNGLIRRFIPKGKSIKDLSIDTIKRVENWLNNLPRKLLNYKTPKEYFYEELAKIC from the coding sequence ATGGTTCATAATAATGATACCACAAAAAAGCGTTCTTTTAAACACTTAAGTAGCTATGAACGAGGAGAGATCTATGCATTACTCAAAGAAGGAAGAAGTATTCGGTATATTGCTAAAAAACTTAATCGATCTCCAAGCACTATAAGCCGTGAAATTAAACGTGGAACTACTACACAACTTAGAAGTGATTTATCTTCTTATACAAGCTATTTTCCTGAAACCGGTCAAGCTATCTACGAAAAAAATCGTTCAAATTGCGGAGCTAAATTTAAAGTAGCTAAAGCAGAAGATTTCTTGAAATATGCTGAAAATAAAATATTAAATGAAAAATGGTCACCAGATGCAGTTGTAGGCTATTGTAAAAAAGACCCAAGCTGGAATAATAAAACCATTGTTTGTACTAAAACACTGTACAACTATATAGATAGAGGATTATTAAAAGTTAAAAACATTGATTTACCTTTAAAACTACGTTTAAAACCAAGGAAGAAACAAAATCGTAAAAATAAACGTATTATGGGTAAAAGTATTGATTTTAGGCCTAAAGAAGTTGAAAGCCGTGAAGTTTTTGGGCATTGGGAAATAGATACGTTAATTGGCAAGAAATCTAATGACAAGGTCCTTTTAACATTAATAGAGCGTAAGACTCGCCATGAAATAATATTCTTATTAGATGCAAAAGACAATAAATCTGTTAAAGATGCATTATCAAAATTAAAAGATATGTTTGGTGACAATTTAAACAAAGTATTTAAAACAATAACATCTGATAATGGTACAGAGTTTAGTGATTTAGAAAGTGCTCTTTTAGAATATGGCGTAGAAGTATATTATACACATCCATATTCATCTTGGGAAAGAGCTACAAATGAACGACATAACGGTCTTATACGACGTTTCATCCCTAAAGGTAAAAGTATTAAAGATTTATCTATAGATACGATAAAGAGAGTAGAAAACTGGCTTAATAACCTTCCACGAAAATTGTTAAATTACAAAACGCCTAAGGAATACTTTTATGAAGAGCTGGCAAAAATCTGTTAA
- a CDS encoding coiled-coil domain-containing protein, whose translation MDKIVTKKDEDFLQYLYLKDRKILLNTIENGKTTEEIIVKDCLSDFDACYDEEGKLNLIYYNSQGEIVFLIQKKEGWVGKALYTYKDKKTYISNFNLLTKNKTLHIFFTISNSNNPREVHLIHQKWAKNWSGNNIALIKNISFTPFYDLFIDEEENIHLIYVTKEKNKNQLYYLYYVKDNWSPKFLISEAEGIFYPTITVDSQKNVHTLWVEEDIIQEIKYRKKTAGSWPKGSWGSPITLAYSTNIKNCYISLLENTLWCTYLQNDSFFATMSSDGGNSWCKPFKIPPSFSEYNFFKLKSPIDKFQSNYLFINDNGEVIPSLQYKLTRKNGEKDSYFTFYIKEVQEYLNILIKKLETIKEEKTRLEEELSRKNVEITIKNKNIADLQELLKQINDEKMKIALKADNYNTMVNSLIRENENLKKQIKDLQNQIIILNAKLENLQNVSTFQKIKSIFIKSDEH comes from the coding sequence ATGGACAAGATTGTGACTAAAAAAGATGAGGATTTTTTACAGTATCTTTATCTTAAAGATAGAAAAATCCTATTGAACACTATAGAAAATGGAAAAACAACAGAAGAAATCATTGTAAAAGACTGTTTAAGTGATTTTGACGCTTGTTACGACGAAGAAGGAAAACTAAACCTGATATACTATAATTCACAAGGAGAAATAGTTTTTTTAATTCAAAAGAAAGAAGGATGGGTAGGAAAAGCTTTATACACTTATAAAGATAAAAAAACGTATATAAGCAATTTTAACCTTTTAACAAAAAATAAAACGCTTCACATATTTTTTACAATTAGTAATTCTAATAATCCTAGAGAAGTCCATTTAATACACCAAAAATGGGCCAAAAATTGGAGCGGCAATAATATAGCTCTTATAAAAAATATTTCTTTCACTCCTTTTTATGACTTATTCATTGATGAAGAGGAAAATATTCATTTAATTTATGTTACAAAAGAAAAAAATAAAAACCAACTTTATTATCTTTACTACGTAAAAGATAACTGGTCGCCAAAATTTCTAATTTCAGAAGCAGAAGGAATATTCTATCCTACAATAACTGTAGATTCGCAAAAAAATGTACATACCTTATGGGTAGAAGAAGATATAATTCAAGAAATAAAATATAGAAAGAAAACCGCTGGAAGCTGGCCAAAAGGCAGTTGGGGTAGTCCCATAACTTTGGCTTATTCTACAAATATTAAAAATTGCTATATCTCCCTTTTAGAAAATACTTTATGGTGCACTTACCTTCAAAACGATAGCTTTTTTGCCACCATGTCCTCTGATGGAGGAAATAGTTGGTGCAAGCCTTTTAAAATTCCTCCTTCTTTTTCTGAATACAACTTTTTTAAGTTAAAAAGCCCAATAGACAAATTTCAAAGCAATTATTTATTTATAAACGATAACGGAGAAGTAATTCCTTCTTTGCAATACAAATTAACCAGGAAAAACGGAGAAAAAGATTCTTACTTCACTTTTTATATAAAAGAAGTTCAGGAGTATTTAAACATCCTAATAAAAAAACTGGAAACTATCAAGGAGGAAAAAACAAGATTAGAAGAAGAACTAAGCAGAAAAAATGTTGAAATTACAATAAAAAACAAAAATATAGCCGATTTACAAGAATTATTAAAACAAATAAATGATGAAAAAATGAAAATTGCCCTTAAAGCGGACAATTACAATACAATGGTAAATAGTTTGATAAGAGAAAATGAAAATCTTAAAAAACAAATAAAAGACTTACAAAATCAAATAATAATTTTAAATGCTAAACTGGAAAATCTACAAAATGTCAGCACTTTTCAAAAAATAAAAAGTATATTTATAAAAAGTGATGAACATTAA
- a CDS encoding CAP domain-containing protein yields MKIKSIITVLIAITIIFSLNPASASIFYSYGYFTKNTVANNSIRFSNSKNLITIKQPVSYNVTAKQTTSNPSNASNTTTSNGSTSQNKGVTLQTTNISLSQEEKTLIELINQERISRNLNPLQVDENLCKVARLKAEDMKENNYFSHTSPTYGSPFDMMKKFGINYYLAGENIALNSNVIKAHYSLMNSEGHRANILNPYYNKIGVGIVKNKEGNGIIVVEMFIKD; encoded by the coding sequence ATGAAAATAAAATCAATAATAACAGTATTAATAGCAATAACTATAATTTTTTCTTTAAATCCTGCCAGTGCTTCAATTTTTTATTCTTATGGATATTTCACTAAAAATACTGTAGCAAATAATTCAATAAGATTTTCTAATTCAAAGAACTTAATAACTATAAAACAACCAGTTTCTTATAATGTCACAGCTAAACAAACAACATCAAACCCATCAAATGCTTCTAATACCACTACTAGCAATGGTTCTACTTCGCAAAATAAAGGGGTAACACTTCAAACAACAAATATTTCTCTTTCCCAAGAGGAAAAAACTTTAATAGAATTAATAAATCAGGAAAGAATAAGCCGTAACTTAAATCCTCTTCAGGTAGATGAAAATCTCTGTAAAGTTGCCAGACTAAAAGCAGAAGACATGAAAGAAAATAACTATTTCTCTCATACTTCTCCAACCTACGGCTCACCTTTCGACATGATGAAAAAATTTGGAATAAATTATTATTTGGCAGGTGAAAATATAGCCTTAAATTCAAATGTTATAAAAGCTCACTATTCTTTAATGAACTCAGAAGGACACAGGGCAAACATTTTAAATCCCTATTATAATAAAATTGGAGTTGGAATAGTAAAAAATAAAGAAGGCAATGGCATAATAGTGGTAGAAATGTTTATAAAAGATTAA
- the lpdA gene encoding dihydrolipoyl dehydrogenase, translated as MDYDVIVLGGGPGGYTAAIRLSELGKKVAVVEEDSLGGTCLNRGCIPTKVYSHAAELINAIKDAKDFGIMAQYTLDIAKLRQKKERVVKRLVGGVGYLMNLHHIDVIKGRGRFVDENTIEVDKRYTAENFIIATGSKVFLPPIEGINLEGVITSDKALELERIPEKIVIIGAGIIGLEFANIYSALGSKVVIIEMLPQLLPMLDRDIADTMEKILRHKKIELHLNSKVEKIEEGLKVVYTTEGNTRVVECDTVLVAVGRVANVNGIEALNLDMDKKGIKVDSHMRTSIKNIYAIGDVTGGIQLAHVASYQGIVAVHNIAGEEKEADLNAVPNCLYTSPEIAWVGLNEVQAREKFGDVKIGTFPYTALGRAMTMGQNDGFVKIIAEAKYNRVVGMEIIGAGATEIIHEGVLAIKEEFTLEELADAIHAHPTLSESVKEAAEDALGMPINKG; from the coding sequence ATGGATTACGATGTAATAGTTTTAGGCGGAGGGCCTGGTGGCTATACTGCTGCTATTAGACTCAGCGAATTAGGGAAAAAAGTCGCTGTTGTAGAAGAAGATTCGTTAGGGGGTACTTGTTTAAACAGAGGTTGCATACCGACGAAAGTCTATTCTCATGCGGCAGAGCTTATAAATGCCATAAAAGATGCTAAAGACTTTGGAATAATGGCACAGTATACATTGGATATTGCAAAACTTCGTCAGAAAAAAGAAAGAGTAGTAAAAAGACTTGTCGGTGGAGTAGGTTATTTAATGAACTTACACCATATAGATGTTATAAAAGGGAGAGGTAGGTTTGTTGATGAAAACACTATAGAAGTTGATAAAAGATACACAGCAGAAAATTTTATAATTGCAACAGGTTCAAAGGTGTTTTTACCTCCTATTGAAGGGATTAACTTAGAAGGTGTTATTACAAGTGATAAAGCGTTAGAACTTGAAAGAATTCCTGAAAAAATTGTCATCATAGGGGCGGGAATTATAGGATTGGAATTTGCAAATATTTATTCTGCTTTAGGAAGTAAAGTTGTCATCATTGAAATGCTTCCTCAACTTTTGCCTATGTTAGATAGAGACATAGCAGATACGATGGAAAAAATTTTGAGGCATAAAAAAATTGAACTACATTTAAACAGTAAAGTAGAAAAGATAGAAGAAGGTTTAAAGGTAGTTTATACTACAGAAGGGAATACTCGGGTAGTGGAATGCGATACTGTTTTAGTCGCTGTAGGAAGAGTTGCCAATGTAAATGGAATTGAAGCTTTAAACCTTGATATGGATAAAAAGGGCATAAAAGTGGACTCTCACATGAGGACAAGCATAAAAAATATATATGCAATTGGAGATGTTACAGGAGGTATACAACTGGCTCACGTGGCTTCTTATCAAGGTATTGTAGCTGTTCACAATATAGCAGGAGAAGAAAAGGAAGCGGATTTAAATGCAGTGCCTAATTGCCTTTATACAAGTCCTGAAATAGCGTGGGTAGGTTTGAATGAAGTTCAAGCAAGAGAAAAATTTGGAGATGTAAAAATAGGCACTTTTCCTTATACGGCTTTAGGACGAGCTATGACTATGGGGCAAAACGATGGATTTGTTAAAATAATCGCAGAAGCAAAATACAATAGGGTAGTGGGGATGGAAATAATAGGGGCTGGTGCTACAGAGATAATTCATGAGGGTGTACTTGCCATAAAAGAAGAGTTCACATTAGAAGAATTAGCAGATGCAATTCATGCTCATCCTACGCTTTCAGAAAGCGTAAAAGAGGCAGCAGAAGACGCATTAGGAATGCCTATAAATAAAGGATAA
- a CDS encoding IS110 family RNA-guided transposase — MDVSLNDVKVHILDQEGNDASSRFSVENNPHGCDVIVSRILECCNKYNIQKVFIGLESTSVYGWHLQYYLADHSALKPYQPSITTFNANIINAFKKSLGNLPKNDWIDAFAIAEKLRFGRLPKSCSVDFRYLALQRLTRHRFHIVNSIVREKNYFLSNLFLKFSGLCQNKVFSNNFGATATEIFNEFFTLDDIAARPLDELAGFLVDKSKDRFDDPEATAKLLQEAVHKSYRINATVDDSLNFVIKSCFDNLQSLEKQKKAVEKAIINEVKGFNNEFLCLTSVKGIGPTIAAGLISEIGGISRFDNDNALAKFSGLYWSEYQSADFKAEDTYLKRTGNEYLRYYFIQAADQLRKYLPEFSQYYARKFKESKTHKHKRALVLTARKTVRLVFALLREEKLYKSPIMKGDDCIS, encoded by the coding sequence ATGGATGTAAGCCTGAATGATGTCAAGGTTCATATTCTCGACCAGGAGGGTAATGATGCTTCCTCTCGTTTTTCTGTAGAAAATAACCCTCATGGTTGTGATGTTATAGTTTCCCGTATCTTGGAGTGTTGTAATAAATACAATATCCAAAAGGTCTTTATTGGTTTGGAATCTACTTCAGTCTATGGCTGGCACCTCCAGTATTATTTGGCTGATCATTCTGCTCTTAAGCCTTATCAACCTTCTATTACTACTTTTAATGCTAATATTATTAATGCTTTTAAAAAGTCTCTCGGCAATTTACCTAAAAATGACTGGATTGATGCCTTTGCTATTGCTGAAAAACTGAGATTCGGTAGACTCCCCAAATCTTGTTCTGTAGATTTTAGATATCTTGCTCTCCAGAGGCTTACTCGCCATCGCTTTCACATTGTTAATAGTATTGTTAGAGAAAAAAATTATTTCCTCAGCAATTTGTTCCTTAAGTTTAGCGGTTTGTGCCAAAATAAAGTCTTTAGTAATAATTTTGGAGCAACTGCTACTGAAATATTTAATGAGTTTTTCACCCTTGATGATATTGCGGCTCGACCGCTTGATGAGCTTGCCGGCTTTTTGGTTGACAAGAGTAAAGATCGCTTTGATGATCCAGAAGCTACAGCTAAATTGCTTCAAGAGGCTGTTCACAAGTCTTATAGAATTAATGCTACTGTAGATGATTCTTTAAACTTTGTTATCAAGTCTTGCTTTGATAATCTACAGTCCCTTGAAAAACAGAAGAAAGCTGTAGAAAAAGCCATTATTAATGAGGTAAAAGGATTTAACAATGAATTCCTTTGTCTTACCTCAGTAAAAGGTATTGGCCCAACCATCGCAGCCGGCTTAATATCTGAGATAGGCGGAATTTCAAGGTTTGATAATGATAATGCCCTTGCAAAGTTTTCCGGCCTTTATTGGTCAGAGTACCAGTCTGCTGATTTTAAAGCGGAGGACACATATCTCAAGCGTACTGGTAATGAGTATCTCAGATATTATTTTATTCAAGCAGCTGACCAGCTCAGGAAGTATTTACCTGAGTTCTCACAATACTATGCCCGCAAATTTAAAGAAAGCAAAACTCACAAGCATAAACGTGCTCTTGTATTGACTGCACGTAAAACTGTAAGGTTAGTCTTCGCTCTGCTGCGCGAAGAAAAACTTTATAAATCCCCAATAATGAAAGGAGATGATTGTATAAGTTAA
- the lipB gene encoding lipoyl(octanoyl) transferase LipB: MRKGEVLKLGIVPYMEGKEIQLKAFERVKNGETDGILILLQHPPVYTIGVSGGFDENILVPLEELMKKAELYKVERGGKITFHGPGQIVAYPIFNLAKWQKDVHLFVYKLEETIIKLLEEYGIKAGRKPKYTGVWVGDEKICAIGIAVRRWITWHGIAFNVNTDLSYFGLINACGITEFGVTSMQKLGINEDIEKVKEKMVDKFSEVFGIHFNEITLDRLAVIDNAKA, translated from the coding sequence TTGAGAAAGGGAGAAGTTTTAAAACTGGGAATTGTACCTTATATGGAAGGAAAAGAGATACAGCTTAAAGCCTTTGAAAGAGTTAAAAATGGCGAGACGGACGGGATTCTTATATTGCTTCAACATCCACCAGTATATACTATAGGAGTTTCAGGTGGTTTTGACGAAAACATCCTTGTGCCTTTAGAGGAACTTATGAAAAAAGCGGAGCTTTATAAAGTAGAAAGGGGAGGTAAAATAACTTTTCACGGACCAGGACAAATAGTTGCCTATCCTATATTTAATTTGGCAAAGTGGCAAAAAGATGTTCATCTTTTTGTTTATAAATTAGAAGAGACGATTATAAAACTCCTGGAGGAGTATGGTATAAAAGCGGGAAGGAAGCCTAAATACACCGGAGTATGGGTAGGAGATGAAAAGATATGCGCCATAGGTATCGCTGTTAGGCGCTGGATTACTTGGCATGGAATAGCCTTTAATGTAAATACTGACCTTTCATATTTTGGCTTAATAAATGCCTGCGGCATTACTGAGTTTGGAGTTACTTCTATGCAAAAACTCGGAATAAATGAAGACATAGAAAAAGTAAAAGAAAAAATGGTTGATAAATTTAGTGAAGTATTTGGTATACACTTTAATGAGATAACTTTAGATAGATTGGCGGTGATTGATAATGCAAAAGCCTGA
- the lipA gene encoding lipoyl synthase, whose translation MQKPEWLKVRLLNEDLNRMEAFLKSMSLNTVCQSANCPNMGECFARKTATFMIMGNICTRNCRFCAVEKGHPQPLDEDEPRRVAEAAQKLGLKHVVVTCVTRDDLPDGGASHFAKTIYELKKLPGVTVEVLVSDFMGKEESIAKVVEAKPDIINHNIETVPRLYSKVRPKADYSRSLNLLKKSKELDPYILTKSGIMVGLGETEEEVIQVMKDLRSVDCDMMTIGQYLRPSAKHIEVAEYVTPQQFERYEEIGYELGFKYVASGPLVRSSYHADEGLKVTKA comes from the coding sequence ATGCAAAAGCCTGAATGGCTCAAAGTGAGGCTATTAAACGAAGATTTAAACAGGATGGAAGCTTTTTTAAAAAGTATGTCTTTAAACACAGTTTGTCAAAGTGCCAATTGTCCCAACATGGGGGAATGCTTTGCGAGAAAGACAGCTACTTTTATGATTATGGGAAATATATGTACACGAAACTGTAGGTTTTGTGCGGTAGAAAAAGGCCATCCTCAGCCTCTTGATGAGGATGAACCGAGAAGAGTAGCTGAGGCTGCTCAAAAATTAGGATTAAAGCATGTGGTGGTTACTTGTGTTACAAGAGATGATTTGCCGGATGGTGGGGCATCACATTTTGCAAAGACAATCTATGAACTTAAAAAATTGCCAGGAGTTACAGTCGAGGTACTTGTATCTGATTTCATGGGCAAAGAGGAGTCTATTGCTAAAGTAGTAGAAGCCAAGCCGGATATAATAAATCACAATATAGAAACAGTGCCTAGACTTTATTCAAAAGTGAGGCCAAAAGCTGATTATTCAAGGTCTTTAAACCTTTTAAAAAAGTCAAAAGAACTAGACCCTTATATTCTTACTAAGTCAGGAATTATGGTGGGGCTTGGGGAAACAGAAGAAGAGGTTATACAAGTTATGAAAGACTTAAGAAGTGTTGATTGTGACATGATGACTATAGGACAGTATTTGAGACCTTCAGCAAAACATATAGAAGTAGCAGAATATGTTACTCCACAGCAATTTGAGAGATATGAAGAGATAGGATATGAATTAGGTTTTAAATACGTAGCTTCTGGTCCCTTAGTCAGAAGTTCTTATCATGCTGATGAGGGGTTGAAGGTGACAAAGGCTTAG
- a CDS encoding DUF3343 domain-containing protein: MKYGLIVFYSYQHGLMAEKMLKKNNIPVEFVPTPRSITESCSHSLKFGLESLRVVQNLLQRLNIPYKGIYEVERIPAGYKIVKII, encoded by the coding sequence GTGAAATATGGATTGATTGTCTTTTACTCTTATCAGCATGGTTTAATGGCAGAAAAAATGTTAAAGAAAAATAATATTCCGGTGGAATTTGTACCAACTCCCAGAAGTATCACGGAAAGCTGTAGCCATTCTCTCAAGTTTGGATTGGAATCTTTGCGAGTAGTACAAAACCTTTTGCAAAGGCTCAACATTCCTTACAAGGGGATATACGAAGTAGAAAGAATTCCTGCAGGATATAAAATAGTCAAAATTATTTAA
- a CDS encoding aminopeptidase codes for MEEKDLKEIEKRLGYKNVDAWTKISDEEKEKVYQFGEDYKDFMTKCKTERETAEKIIEIAEKNGFINIEKVTNLKPGSKVYYNNKGKSVVLAVIGKESMQKGIKAVASHIDSPRIDLKPNPMYEDGGLALFKTHYYGGVKKYQWVTIPLALHGVIVKANGEKINIVVGEDENDPVLYITDLLPHLGKDQMEKKAAEVVTGEALNAVIGSIPLSEEVSVKPNILKYLNEKYGIVEEDFLSAELELVPAYKPRDIGFDRSMIGAYGQDDRVCAYTSLRAILELEVPERTAVAIFTDKEEIGSMGNTGLQSRFFENAIAEILEKYEGSTDIKLRRVLANSELLSADVNAAFDPTYPEVSEKQNTAYLGKGVCITKYTGSRGKAGSNDANAEFVGKVRKLFNENGVVWQTGELGKVDMGGGGTVAQYVANYGMEVLDCGVALLSMHAPYELSSKVDVYMAYKAYKVFMEKD; via the coding sequence TTGGAAGAAAAAGATTTAAAGGAAATTGAAAAGCGTTTAGGTTACAAAAACGTAGATGCATGGACAAAAATTTCTGATGAGGAAAAAGAAAAAGTTTATCAGTTTGGAGAAGACTACAAAGACTTTATGACAAAATGTAAGACAGAAAGAGAAACGGCAGAGAAGATTATAGAAATAGCAGAAAAGAATGGCTTTATCAATATTGAAAAAGTTACAAATTTAAAGCCGGGCAGCAAAGTGTATTACAACAACAAGGGGAAATCAGTAGTTTTAGCTGTAATTGGTAAAGAGTCAATGCAAAAGGGGATAAAGGCGGTAGCATCCCATATTGATTCTCCGAGAATTGACCTAAAGCCTAATCCAATGTATGAAGATGGCGGCTTGGCTTTATTTAAAACCCATTACTATGGCGGTGTTAAAAAATACCAGTGGGTGACAATTCCTTTGGCTCTCCATGGAGTAATTGTCAAAGCAAACGGTGAGAAGATAAACATTGTAGTGGGAGAAGATGAAAATGACCCTGTCCTTTACATAACAGATTTATTGCCTCACTTAGGGAAAGACCAGATGGAGAAAAAAGCAGCAGAAGTGGTTACAGGAGAAGCATTAAATGCTGTAATTGGAAGCATTCCTCTTTCTGAGGAAGTCAGCGTGAAACCTAATATTTTGAAATATTTAAATGAAAAATATGGCATAGTGGAGGAGGACTTTTTAAGTGCTGAGTTAGAATTAGTGCCTGCCTATAAGCCTCGCGATATAGGTTTTGACAGAAGTATGATTGGGGCTTATGGTCAAGATGACAGGGTTTGTGCTTATACTTCTTTAAGAGCTATTCTTGAGCTTGAGGTGCCAGAGAGAACGGCTGTTGCGATATTTACTGATAAAGAAGAGATTGGAAGTATGGGCAATACTGGTTTGCAATCAAGATTTTTCGAAAATGCTATTGCAGAAATATTAGAAAAATACGAAGGAAGTACAGATATTAAATTGAGAAGGGTTTTGGCTAATTCTGAACTGCTATCTGCTGATGTAAATGCTGCATTTGATCCTACTTATCCAGAAGTCAGTGAAAAGCAAAACACTGCTTATTTAGGAAAAGGCGTATGCATTACTAAATACACTGGTTCAAGAGGAAAAGCAGGGTCAAATGATGCAAATGCTGAGTTTGTCGGCAAAGTGAGAAAACTCTTCAATGAAAATGGAGTAGTATGGCAGACAGGTGAGCTGGGCAAAGTTGACATGGGAGGCGGCGGTACAGTTGCCCAATACGTTGCAAATTATGGCATGGAAGTTTTAGACTGTGGCGTTGCACTTTTAAGCATGCATGCGCCTTATGAGTTATCTTCTAAAGTAGATGTGTATATGGCTTATAAGGCCTATAAAGTATTTATGGAAAAAGATTAA
- a CDS encoding transposase, whose protein sequence is MYQLQLLLNIPELFTSLSKIDFYSSMFKNLDLSSIPEFPSSSPGRKGYSHHAMFRAFIVMKAERFGTISDFLDYLRNNLIIAHLCGFNILKPLPSYWTFRRFINEFSHDYLTSIFQNQVNILKNMGIISGEFISMDSTPIKANTKLNNPKSFSKNKFSKDNQPKSDKDCKLGVYSASNDSSNKRYKFYWGYKNHIIVDAISGLPIAETTTPADAPDFEVALSLLEKTNKWFNLKYVNFIADKGYDVKRVYNFVRDTLHGHCFIPLNKRNSKNPPLTDDGYMVCEAGIKMLKDGKQYFDGFIKQKFVCKFCNSKDDSACPIQHPKYFNGKKHRGCTKYAIISSDYRSSINRDSLYFKAVYKLRIESERYNSRFKALDFEKAYVRNINSVSNLNTFGHITLLTVAIVAIKLGKFDEFKSLIGLMQSA, encoded by the coding sequence ATGTACCAGCTTCAATTACTTTTAAATATACCTGAACTCTTTACTTCTCTGTCTAAAATTGATTTCTATTCTTCTATGTTTAAAAATCTAGACTTGTCTTCAATACCTGAATTCCCTTCCTCTAGTCCTGGCCGTAAGGGTTATTCTCATCATGCAATGTTTAGAGCTTTTATTGTTATGAAAGCTGAAAGATTCGGTACAATTTCTGACTTTTTAGATTATCTCCGCAATAATCTTATCATTGCTCATCTTTGTGGCTTTAACATCCTTAAACCTCTTCCTTCTTATTGGACTTTCCGCCGTTTTATTAATGAGTTCTCTCATGATTATTTGACCTCTATCTTTCAAAATCAAGTCAATATCCTCAAAAATATGGGCATTATCTCTGGTGAGTTTATTTCCATGGACTCTACCCCTATTAAAGCTAACACTAAGTTAAATAACCCTAAGTCTTTTTCTAAAAATAAATTCTCTAAAGATAATCAGCCTAAGTCTGATAAGGATTGTAAATTAGGCGTTTATTCTGCTTCTAATGATTCTTCTAATAAACGCTATAAGTTTTATTGGGGCTATAAAAATCACATTATTGTTGATGCTATCTCTGGTTTACCCATCGCTGAAACTACTACCCCCGCTGATGCCCCTGATTTTGAAGTCGCTTTATCTTTGCTTGAGAAGACTAATAAGTGGTTTAACCTTAAGTATGTTAATTTTATTGCCGATAAGGGGTATGATGTTAAGAGAGTTTATAATTTTGTTAGAGATACTCTCCATGGTCATTGTTTTATTCCTCTTAACAAGCGTAATTCTAAAAATCCCCCACTGACTGATGATGGTTATATGGTTTGTGAAGCAGGTATTAAAATGCTCAAAGACGGCAAGCAATATTTTGATGGTTTTATTAAGCAAAAATTTGTTTGCAAGTTCTGTAATTCTAAAGATGACTCTGCCTGCCCTATTCAGCATCCTAAATATTTTAATGGCAAAAAGCATAGAGGCTGTACTAAGTATGCTATTATATCTTCTGATTATAGGTCCTCTATTAATAGAGACTCCCTATATTTTAAGGCTGTCTATAAATTGAGGATTGAATCAGAAAGATATAATTCCCGCTTTAAAGCTCTAGATTTTGAAAAAGCTTATGTTAGAAATATTAATTCTGTCAGCAACCTTAATACTTTTGGCCATATTACTTTGCTTACTGTCGCTATTGTAGCTATTAAACTGGGTAAATTTGATGAGTTTAAGTCCCTTATTGGTCTGATGCAATCGGCTTAA